Proteins encoded by one window of Castor canadensis chromosome 2, mCasCan1.hap1v2, whole genome shotgun sequence:
- the LOC109677204 gene encoding olfactory receptor 8G50-like yields MVEAEGNYSSVTKFILAGLTEKPKLQLPLFSLFLGVYMVTVVGNLGMIILIGFSSHLHTPMYFFLSNMSFIDLCQSTVITPKMLVNFVTEKNIISYLECISQFFFFCVFIIAESHMLAAMAYDRYVAISKPLLYNVTMSSQVCSWMVIGVYGMGFIGATAHTVCMLRLSFCKTDIINHYFCDLYPVLELSCSSTFINEVLALCFCAFNIIIPSPIIFSSYIFVIVSILCIRSNEGRSKAFSTCSSHIAAVAIFYGSTTFMYLQPSSVNSMDQGKVSSVFYTIIIPMLNPLIYSLRNKDVKVALNKLLVKKNIVF; encoded by the coding sequence AtggtagaagcagaaggaaaTTATTCCTCTGTTACTAAGTTTATCCTTGCTGGATTAACAGAGAAACCCAAGCTCCAGCTgccccttttttcccttttccttggaGTCTATATGGTGACAGTGGTGGGGAACCTGGGCATGATCATCCTGATTGGGTTCAGTTCTCACCTACACACACCTATGTACTTTTTCCTCTCCAATATGTCCTTCATTGACTTGTGCCAGTCCACTGTCATTACCCCCAAAATGCTGGTGAACTTTGTGACAGAGAAAAACATCATCTCCTACCTTGAATGcatatctcaattttttttcttctgtgtatttATTATTGCAGAGAGTCACATGTTAGCTGCAATGGCATACGATCGCTATGTTGCCATCAGTAAACCCTTGCTTTACAATGTCACCATGTCCTCTCAAGTCTGTTCCTGGATGGTGATTGGGGTGTACGGCATGGGTTTCATTGGTGCCACAGCCCACACAGTCTGCATGCTAAGGCTGAGTTTCTGTAAAACTGATATAATAAACCATTACTTCTGTGATCTATATCCAGTATTGGAGCTATCCTGCTCTAGTACTTTCATCAATGAAGTACTAGCTCTGTGTTTCTGTGCATTTAATATCATTATCCCAAGTCCGATCATCTTTAGCTCTTACATCTTTGTCATTGTCAGCATCCTCTGCATTCGCTCCAATGAGGGCAGGTCCAAAGCCTTCAGCACCTGCAGCTCCCACATTGCTGCTGTTGCTATCTTCTATGGTTCTACAACATTCATGTACCTGCAGCCTTCATCTGTAAATTCCATGGATCAAGGAAAAGTGTCCTCTGTGTTTTATACCATTATTATACCTATGCTGAACCCCTTGATTTATAGCTTAAGGAATAAGGATGTCAAGGTTGCCCTAAATAAGTTGCTTGTGAAAAAGAATATTGtgttttaa